The following DNA comes from Cylindrospermopsis curvispora GIHE-G1.
TCCTGTCATGCAACAAAAGGAAAAAAATACTTATTACGACATGAATGGTAGAATCGTGTTTACTGTTCAGAAAAAAGGATCTGTGGGGGTAGGTTTACCCCGCAAAGGTAACCCTAAAACTAAATCCCCGGGATGGGAAGATATAAAAGATATGACTACTGGTACAGTTGAAGTACCTATTGTCAATCAGACCTTATCTAATAATCCTGCGAACCAAAGTATCATCTATCAAGCACCCTTTGAGAAGTGTGATAGGATAGAGAACTATAGAAAAGCGTGGGATTACTTCCGGTCTTTAGATTAAAAAGAAGAGCGCCAGTTTTCCTCCTAGGAGAATACACATCCTGCGGGGGGTTTACGTGCGATCGCATGACTACACAAGTTTAATAGGATGGGTTAGCAGTAGTCTAACCCATGGGGGTGTTGGGTTTCATGCTTCAACCCAACCTACGTTTATCTTCCGGTGTTTAGATTAAAAAGAAGAGCGCTAGTTTTCCTCAGGGAAAATTCTGAAGATTTTGAGGGGCGTGCATTTAGAAAATGCCCCTCCAAATATCCGAAAACCCTTGAAATAACTGATTTATCCTTTGACGGAAAACGTTTACCGTCAACCTTTTACGAACCGGGAACCGAACATGAAACGTGCCTAGATGAGAGCGTGCCTTGCGATCTCCCGCAGGGAGTGCTGCGCAATCGCCCTTTTCATTCCTCACCCCTTAACTCAAGCTATATTAAAAACATACCCTACCCTGTAAATTTAAATGTATAAACCATTCACCTATATATTTATAACCTCTGGAATCATATCTACAGTCCTATTCTCATCCCAGCTCACCCCAGCTCAAACAATCCCCAATATCCAGGATATTGCCCAAAAAACCACAGTCCAAATCAACAGTGACGCTCACCCCGGTGGTTCCGGTGTAATTGTCAAAAAAGAAGGCACCATATATACCGTACTCACCGCCAATCATGTGGTATGTGATAGACTTGGTACTACCAAAATTCGCTGTCGCCAAGACTTTACTTATACTGTTAGAACTCATGATGGCAAAGAATATCCCATCAAAGAACTCCAACTTATCCAAAAAACCGTTCAGGACCCTGACCTGGCTTTAGTCACCTTTCAATCCAATGAAAATTATCAAGTTGCATCCTTGGGTAACTCAGAGAACCTAACCATAGGAGCTGATATTTCCGTAGCTGGATTCCCCGCCATTTTTGGCACAGTGGGTAAGCAACGAAGTTTTACCATCACTGTTGGTAAGGTAGTTTTCAAACACTTAGATCCCCCCCAAGGCTATGGACTGGTTTATAATGCTACCACCCATATTGGTAATAATGGGGGTCCCGTTTTTAATGCACAAGGTCAGGTAATTGCCATTCACGGACTCGAAGATACCAACGCCCTTTCTGAAAAAACTGGCTTTAATGCAGGTATTCCCATTAATATCCTATATGGTTTTTTACCCAGAACCTTCTTTAATTCCACCCCATCACCCAGTTCCCACACTAACCCATCCCAGCTCCCATCTTCTAAATATACAAAACTAGAAACCTTATTACAGTCTCAAAACTTTAGAGAAGCAGATATAGAAACAGACAGAGTAATGTTAGCAGTAGCTAACAGACAAAGCGAGGGTTGGTTCAGAATAGAAGATGCAGAAAATTTTCCCTGTCAAGAATTGCGCACCATTGACAATCTGTGGTTAAAATATAGTCAGGGTAAATTTGGTATATCTGTCCAACAAGAAATATACAAAAACCTGGGGGGAACAAAACAATATGATTGGAATGTATGGAGCTCCTTCGGAGACAGGGTGGGATGGAGAAAACAAGGTTCATGGCTCTATTACAAAGATTTAAACTTTTCATTATCCGCACCAACGGGTCAACTCCCATTACTGCGTGGTGTTGGGCTACTTTGGTTACTCGGTCCCTCTCTGTTCACGGTGGGGGGTTGGTGGTTATGGTGTGGTTTACTTCCCTCCTGTCAAGACATGTAGAGTGTAACCCATAAAGGTTTGATAGTATTGTTAACTTTTGTAAATAACAAGAAATTAACGAAACCTTGCTAGTTCCAGGGTTTCGGATACCTATTTATTTTTAGGATTAGGTGTATAACAATTTGCCTTGACAAATATTGTTGCTGCCTTTATTATTTCCTCATTAGTTATGTCTAACTCATCCCAAAAAAGCTTTAGCTGTCCTGGTGATGTTCCCTTCTTTTTTTGATTTGGTTTCATCCCGGCTAAAAGTTTACTCCCCCACCGGTTTTTTTCCACCTTTTTCGGTTGAGGACGATATTTTTGACAAAATCCTTTATAAATGCTTGCACACTCATCTAAAGTTTTTCCTAACGCTAAAAAGGCTGGATGCCATGTTGTTACTCCATCACTACCTAATCTCTCATGTACTCCATAGTTACTAAAATCATAAAACATTCCCTGTTGTATTCCTGCTGCTTTAGGATTGCCGTGTATATATCTGAGCGTGTTTAATGCCCTTTTCTTATCTGACATGGCAAACCCCGTGCTGTGATACCTTTTTTCCCAAAAATGCCCTGTTCTATTCAGCATCTGATTAAAGCACAGTGCTGTATACCAATTTAACTAGTGCATAATTTTAGGCAGATCTGAGGGCTGTAATGGTTCTATTAAATAATGTATGTGATTACTCATTAGACATAACCCATACATTCTAAAATTATACTTGTCAATTGCTTTTTTTATTGCATAAATCAAGACCTGACGACATTCTAATTTAGTTAGTCTAAATTCCCGATTGTTACATCTGATTGTAATGTGATAGCAGTATCCTGCTTCTAATTTTCTTGGTTTTCGACTCATAAAAATTTAAGGCTGGCACGTTAATCACATTCTCTCAGTTACACATTTACAGGATGAAAATGCTTGAAAGGTTTTGAGATTCGTTGCCTAGGTCACCCCGTTCAACTCGTCAATGTTGAACCAACCAGGCCAAGTGCGTTCCTCATCTTCTAAGGGATTACCCTTGCTATCGGTCAATCCCCACCCTGGGTAATGGCGTTTCATTATTAGTCCTATATCCATGATCTCGTAGGGAGTGTAATGCAATCCCCCTCCAAATATCCCTACCACATTGAAATAACTGATTTATCCTTTGACAGAAAACGTTTACCGTCAATCTTCTACCAACCGGGAACCGAACATGAAATGAGCCTAGATGAGAGCGATCTCCCGTCGGGGGTGTAATGCAATCTCCCCTCAACACGTTCAGGTTTTTCCCTTGAGAAGAAACACGGGGAACCCTGAATGCGATCTCCCAAAGGGAGTGCTTCGCAATCGCCCCTCAACACATTCAGAATTTTCCCTTGAGAAGGAACTAGGGGATAATCACTAAGAGGGTTCGCCCATAGGGAGTGTAATGCGATCTCCCCTCAACACGTTGAGAATTTTCCCTTGAGAAGAATCTGAGGTGCGATCGCCTGTCCTCATGTTCAGTATTTTCCATTGAGAAGGAAGTAGAGACGATTCCCACAAGCGATCGCCCTGTAAATATCCTAAAAGCATTGAAATAACTGATTTATCTTTTGACGAAAAACGTTTTCCGTCAATCTTTTATCAGGCGGGAAGCGACTATGGAATACGCCTAGATGAAAGCTATCTCCCACAGGGAGTGCTTGGCAATCACCCGTCCCCATGTTCAAATTTTTCCCTTGAGAAGGAAGTGGAGACGATTCCCACAAGCGAGCGATCGCCCGTCGGGGGTGATTCGGAATCTCGCTAGTGGGAGAGCTGCGCAATCTTCCTCCTGCTCATATCCCAACTAAATTTGTTCAATATGTGATCACTTGTCACATATCTTTTTGTATTTATACAGGATTATAAAATAAGTTATTCGGCGTTGCATAATAGAGGTATGAATTGAGGTAATCTACTGTGCATTGTCCAAACTGCGGGTCTTCCAAAATCAGAAAGAATGGCAAACGTCGAGGTAAACAAAATCACATTTGTGTTGATTGTGGTCGTCAATTTATCGATGTCTATAGTCCACCTAAAGGCTATTCAGAAGAAGTTAAACAAAGTTGCCTGCGCTCTTATGTTAACGGTATGGGATTTAGAGCAATTGAACGCGATAAAGGCGTTCATCATACAACTATTATTTACTGGCTAAAACAAATTGGTTCCATACTTCCAGATGCTCCACCAGTTGAGGAAACACCCTTGGTAGGTGAACTTGATGAGTTGGAGACCTTTGTGGGATCAAAAAAAACAAAATATGGTTGTGGACAGCAGTAAATCACTTCCGTAAAAATATCCTGGCTTGGGTTGTGGGAGACCACAGCTCACAAGCATTTCAACCTTTGTGGGACATCGTTAAACTCTGGCAATGCTTTTTTTATGTTACTGATGGGTGGAGGGTTTATCCGAGTTTTATTCAGCCAGAGGATCATATTGTGAGCAAAACATATATGACTAGGGTAGAGGGTGAAAATACACGTTTACGTCACTACTTAGCGCGACTACATAGAAAAACGCTATGCTATTCAAAATCTGTAGATATGCTTAGGTATTCAATTAAATTATTACTTCACTATTTAAAGTATGAAGTAATACCCGCGTTTAGTTGATTCATCCCGCAAATATGCAACGCCAGTTATTCTTGTTATAAATTTTATCTGCTTAAATTAGTTACACTATTTTAATACCTTAGACCAAATATCTATCTAAAGATAGATGAAATAAGATATTATAATTAACTATGGTGTTATTGCTAACTCCTAAATAAAACTTGTACTCTATCCAAAATATGAAAGTTTACTGTTTATTCTGGTTTCCTGCATTACTTACTAGTCTGGTTTTGAATACATCTGTTAAAGCAGAGGAAGTTTCCAATAAATCTGGTGACCTAATGGGATTCAGCACTGATGATCAGAATCGATCTAATCTCTTAAGTCAATCTTCCGGAACTGGTTTTACACCAGTGGAACCCAGTGTTGTTCCTACCCCTTCCTTTTTCTTAACATTCAACACTTCTGCATCTATTTAAACCAGATTTTGATTACCTTCTCCCTTTGCGCGAAACAAAAACCGTGGTTCATTTACCTGAATTTCGCTGTATTGTAAATTTTTGTAACGATTTAAAATTTTGTAGCTTACAAGACTTAATTTTCTGGTGTAGCATGTACACAAAAGAAATGGGTTCTGCTACCATTTTGTTCACATTTGGTATCAAGATGAGCGGAACACTTGGGGCGGTGATCGCTTCTGGTAACAGTGAAGTGAACTATGAAATTACTTTGAAGTGGAGAAGGAATCTATAAGATGAATACATCACAGATAATCAGACCACTACAGTCATCAATCGTCAGAATTTACTCAAACAGTAGCACGATTGTTGGTAATGGGTTCTTAGTCGAAGAAAAAATAATTCTTACGTGTGCTCATGTGGTAGCAGATGCTTTAGGGGTTAATAGAGATACTATTGAAATGCCTCATCAAAGAGTACGATTAGATTTTCCTTTTTCAGGAACGAGGCAATTATTAGAAGCCAGAATAGTATTTTGGAATCCCGTTCGTCCTAATCAGTTTGCAGAAGATATTGCGGGATTTGAATTATTAGAAGATCTGCCTCCTAATACTGCTCAACCAGCAAGATTGGTAGATTCAAACAACTTATTGAACCATCCTTAGCACCTGGGTTAAAATGAATTATGTCTACTCGAATTATCGACAGTTCAAGGGTATGTTTCGAGCCAATTCTAACTTTAATGGTTTCAAGTAACATTATCACAAGTGCTTCACAATACCTTTATACCATTCGCCATAGTAAAAATTTAGCTGATATACTAAATAGTGTTAATATACAGCCATCACTTAACTTATGTGCTCCTGCTCCAGCTAGTGGCGTAATATTACATTTTGATCCATCTGATTTTTTACTTGAACTTTCTCACAATCGTCAACCTAGACAACTTAAATTTCGTGAAGAAAAATTTCCTGAAGAAAAGTATTATGAATCTACAACGTGGGTCGAAATGCCAGATCTTAGCTTAATACGAAAGCGAATTATTGAATCTGTCTTTACAAATTTCTATGAAAGTCAAAAAGATTGTGCTAAGGCGAAGTGGGGAAAAACGAACCAATGGGATTCAATTTGGCAATTCGCATGGCTAGTCAGAAATGCGTTTGCACATCGAGGGAAAATAAATTGGAAAGATAGGAGTATTTCTTCAGTTTCCTGGAAAAATGTCTTCTATCAGTATCTGCATGATAATAACCGAGAAATTATA
Coding sequences within:
- a CDS encoding trypsin-like peptidase domain-containing protein, which produces MNTSQIIRPLQSSIVRIYSNSSTIVGNGFLVEEKIILTCAHVVADALGVNRDTIEMPHQRVRLDFPFSGTRQLLEARIVFWNPVRPNQFAEDIAGFELLEDLPPNTAQPARLVDSNNLLNHP
- a CDS encoding IS1 family transposase (programmed frameshift), encoding MHCPNCGSSKIRKNGKRRGKQNHICVDCGRQFIDVYSPPKGYSEEVKQSCLRSYVNGMGFRAIERDKGVHHTTIIYWLKQIGSILPDAPPVEETPLVGELDELETFVGFKKNKIWLWTAVNHFRKNILAWVVGDHSSQAFQPLWDIVKLWQCFFYVTDGWRVYPSFIQPEDHIVSKTYMTRVEGENTRLRHYLARLHRKTLCYSKSVDMLRYSIKLLLHYLKYEVIPAFS
- a CDS encoding GUN4 domain-containing protein; translated protein: MYKPFTYIFITSGIISTVLFSSQLTPAQTIPNIQDIAQKTTVQINSDAHPGGSGVIVKKEGTIYTVLTANHVVCDRLGTTKIRCRQDFTYTVRTHDGKEYPIKELQLIQKTVQDPDLALVTFQSNENYQVASLGNSENLTIGADISVAGFPAIFGTVGKQRSFTITVGKVVFKHLDPPQGYGLVYNATTHIGNNGGPVFNAQGQVIAIHGLEDTNALSEKTGFNAGIPINILYGFLPRTFFNSTPSPSSHTNPSQLPSSKYTKLETLLQSQNFREADIETDRVMLAVANRQSEGWFRIEDAENFPCQELRTIDNLWLKYSQGKFGISVQQEIYKNLGGTKQYDWNVWSSFGDRVGWRKQGSWLYYKDLNFSLSAPTGQLPLLRGVGLLWLLGPSLFTVGGWWLWCGLLPSCQDM